Genomic segment of Corticium candelabrum chromosome 16, ooCorCand1.1, whole genome shotgun sequence:
GCCCATAAACTAAATCCATGACCTTATAGAATGTATTGTACAATCATGTCATGACGACTTTGACTGTCAGTCTATTTAGAATTGTGCTATATCCGTCGGTCGACGTTCATCCATCATGTTAACAGATGCCTGCACTGGGTGAATATTGTAGTGTGGACTAACTACAGCACCACAACATGGCTGTAAGTGTGTACTGCTTGAACAACCACAAACTGGTCAACTTGGCGGTGGCACTTGAAGTTGTCTCTTTGACACTCCTGTAGATCTCAAAAGATGATATGTCAACCACAGTTGTCATCTTGCTCAGAAAAGAAATGTCATGCTGGAAGGTAGGGTAGCTGTCAGTTGGTTGTTCCTGGGCAACCCTAGTCTGCCATTTCAGTTGTCCGgttatttttatatttctgGTTGTCCCGGGTGCCCGGCCAACCAATTTGTCGTACACTGTTATGTATATGACAGCTACACTACAAAGCTGTCTACTTATAATACGTACCACTACCGTACCCGGGCACGTAGTACAGATACAGCATCACAAACACGCAACATCGTGTTCATACCTGCATTTCCGATGCGTCGCAATAATAAACCTGCGCCGGATTCAAGTGATCTAGACTGCTACGCTGCTGAAACACAATCTCCTgcggctgctgctgctgctgctgcgaCTGCATCAAAGACACAGGTGGAGACATTGTACGTGCATTACCTGCTACTGAAGTAATCACCATATACTCAGACGAGAAGTTGTTCTGATGCTGTTGATCGGGTCCGTAAAGCGGCGGCGGTGGCATCGACGCCACGATGTGGTTTTCAATTTCGCCCAAGTTTCCATAGTATGGATGAGATCGATGAGACGGCACGGCCGGAGACTTTTTTCTAAGTGCCAACCCGGGGCTCGTTATTACGCCTTGTCTCCGTCTCGGTATGTGACCGAGGTGTGCTTGATGGTGGGACAGATTTCCGTAGCCTTGGTCTGCGTCTTGGTCTAGGGGATTCGGCTGAACCGGAACATCGGACAAGTCTGGGACCGAGCTGGCTCGAACGCCAGCATTCAGTGTGTATCCATTCCTAATACATACACAATATAAAACACTTGTAGTTTCGTTATGTAatatgtctgttttgtttgccagttcattaattatttaattaattaatcagccGGTGGATTTTACTCATCTAGTTCCTTAGTACCATCAATTGTTAACGTTTACTGATTGCTCATGTCAAGAGAAAATGTTAGGTAGGCTCGGGGGTTCAGGAGGGGAGTTCGGATGAACCGCCTGCTTGGCTGTGTAGGTCCGGTTTTGATCCAAAGTGTACTGGCATGTTGTCATAGTATGTGATGTCCCTACGTAGTACTACTAAGTCAAACTCGTTTCGATTGTATTTATGCAATCTCTACATTtctcgttgtgtgtgtgtgtgtgtgtgtgtgtgtgtgtgtgtgtgtgtgtgtgtgtgtgtgtgtgtgtgtgtcgagtgtgtgtgtgtgtgtgtgtgtgtgtgtgtgtgtgtgatcctAAAGACCACGTGATGTGATTATGATGTCATTGGTCCATTTTGGTGTCTTATGCACCTCCCACTTCCGAAGCCAGACTACGACCATCAACATCTGCTAGTACTACTGCACACTTTACTAGCAGACACCAAGTGTCGCTGGCAAATTAGCTGATTTGGGGCATCTCAACTGACGAATGATAGCTAATACAAAATACCAGCATCTCCACCAACATAGCcaacacacaactacatggacacacacaacaccacagaTGCAGGTTACCAACCGGTCTACACTGCAATATGCTAAGCAGCTCACACGTCGCAGAAGACTCACTGCTTAGTCAATAATTACTCAATTAACAAAAGCCAATGAACAACTATCGTGACATTATGCCAGCATATGCAGCAACTTATGCACTTGACATTATGCCAGCATATGCAGCAACTTATGCACATGCTGCTCTACGAGAAAGAGCAGACAAAACGATAAGATATCTTATCCACTTGCACACAAAGTGACATCACAACGCACACAGTCGCTAGATGTCAGTGCTACATCGATccatataataataaaaataccCACACACTTGCAACTTGTTCATTACCAAATGCAGCTATCTAGGGTATCCACCCATCCACACGTGACAATCCACATGCAATGATGACGCAACCGAGGATACCACGTGGATCAAGACACAACCACATGCTACCATGTGCatgcatccatccatccacGTACACCACCAGCTGAATACACCGCCAGCTGAATACACTGCCAGCTGACTGTACACCAACAGCTGAATGTACGTGGAAATAAACAAGTCCAGTGGTCTCCACCATGCAAGCCGTGgcttaaaaaaattaaaaaatgtaCAGAAAAATGGCGTATATATCCATCTGGTTGATGAGATTTCAATGTCAGTGCAGACTCTTTCTTGCGTTTTGactatactgtacacatgAAATCGGTTATAAATTCTAAATCACGTTGGCTTGAAACTTTCACtttgaattgtttgttgatctaTTGAGTCGATGCTGAACGTCCAACGTATTGCAGACAAGATCACATCTATACCTTCCAACTGCTCAATCTGTGTAGAGTTGAACACAACAGATAGACCCTATGGGACTGACTATACAACTATATAGCTAGTCTGTCTACTTGGCAGGATTAGATTAAAATGCGGATATGCGATCTCTGATCAAGTCTGTGAGCTTCTAGTTTCGTCAGTCGTGTATACAGACTCACCCTGTTGGATAATTCTGATTGACATACTGAGCTCTCTGATACACCGGTTCAGAGAcctgcatgtgtacacacagaaAAGAAAATATCGATCACACAAACAACGCAGCACTAGTACAACGAGCAACAAAAGACTTGTGTTCTCTCGTCTTCCGGAATCGGGGCCGCAGCCGTCAGTCTCCTTCTCAACATTGTGTCCTCACTTGTCTTGACACTCTGATGGATATCAGGCTCAGACTTTATCCTAACACAAAAAATCGACGAATACGAAGAGATGAAGCAAATTGCAAGCGTAGAAATCCTTACCGTCGACACTGTTGTTCAGGCAGCTCAAGGTAAGTCTGTTGAGACGCCGAAATGATACTCGGTGGTTCCTCAGGCTGTACaacgaaacacacacacatctcactGAATAGTCATGTCCACGTGCTAATGGTAGTTCTTACACGACATTCCGTGCTCATAGCCTTTCGCAAAGGCCAGCGTTGTCGCTGATTCAGAGGCAGAGCGGCCATTTGCATTTCCCTCCGCTCTTGCAAAACGCGCTGTCGACAACAAACCCGCATGACAATCAGCATAAAATCGAGTCAAACGTTAGCCAAACTATCATCCTACCTGTAGGTCGAGTTGAGCGGCTTGCTGTTGGGGCGGAGAACAAAGAACCGGCATCGACTGCGAGAGGCCTCTCTGTTGCTGTAGAGCCACCTGGTGACTCAAATCAGACGCATACGATGGATACGCCTCGTACAGCATCCTCTGCTGCGGGTGATAATACTCGGGCGTCGAGCGAGGATACGGCGACTGCATAACAATCGAGTTCTAGCCCAACATGCGATGACACAGTAAAATAAGTGAAACGTCGCCTCGGAGCCGACAACAGGCATGAAAAAACGGCCGTTGAGCTACCCACGCGCGCCTACCTTCACGCCGCGGACTTCGCGAAGTACTTGCTCCACAGCCATCGACTGTTGGCGTTCCTTCTCTCGAAGAAGGGCCATTTTCTCCACGAACTTTCTCGGCTGCTGCGccatgtttgtttttgatgtCACACCTTCTGCGCAATGCGCAAACACGCGTCGAGCGGTGACCTGCTGTTGTCGTGCGGACGAGCCGTTTCGACGCCTTACAGCGGGAGTACAAACACAAGCGTCCGCAGAAACGGATGCGACGCCTTGTAGTAGACCTGAGGTACTGTACGACACTGTGACTACCTTGTAGCTATGTCGCTGGCACGCATGCGTACGCCTGCACTGCACACGTGCAATCTGTATTCAAATCGAATCTTGTGTAGAACGCCACAGCTGTACGGCAAAGCGCTAAGGCAACGTCAAGCTAAATAATTTAGTCACGTTAGATTCCACACACAGAGATGACGACCccacattaatatcaatcactagaaacacaaaaagaaaatattaatacattaatcTCTAGCAGCCACTAGACGGATATTTCTCTTACTATCTCCGCTCGCCACGGTCATTACCGCGGAACCTCGTGGTCAAACTTTCTCTTGACAATTGGGATATTGCCCAAGATGAGTTGCCAGTCAGTCATGAAGATGACAGCTGCACCACTCACAGAGAGCCACGTGACAGCAGTTGGTATCCTAACACCGTAGTGACAATCAGCAGCTACCGGATACCACGGCTACCAAGTCATAATAAGGATATCTAGTCGTGTCTGCATTATGTCTGCATCATGTACATGGATATTAGCTTATGCTGTTATGAGGACTCTGATTGGCCAATTACAAGCCCATCACATGTTAATCCATGTAGTGCCCTGGAActtgtacaaacaaaaaactacaAATACGTCTATCCTGGTCGTAATTGGGTTATCATAACTAAATAAGAGGCAATTTCCCTCTATTCTACCGAGTATACTACATACATGACCAACACTAACAACATAGTACCTTAGGTGTCCACTAGAAAAATTTATGACAATAACAGCAACTATTGGAACAacctatatatataatgcTTACTAAGTTAATGATGCCATATCTTGTAATTAGGTGCtgttacacacatacacacacacatggacacacacacacacacacacacacgcacacacacacacacacacacacacacacacacacacacacacacacacacacttgtacacaacacaatgcaCTCAAGATGTACAGAACATCTTGAAGTTACACAATAATGTTTTAGCACATGGCACCATAAACAATACTCACTAAATGTTTAGTAATTCCCttcagacaaaacaaaacaaggaACATGAATGAAAAACATGGTAACTGTTATACAGGAGAAATCCCCCCTTGTAATATTCACATACCTCCAGTAGTCCACTGAACTAGCTAAACCGCACAGACTGAACCCACATAATCTGAAAATGAGACTGCCATCACTTTCATTCATTACTGTATAGCACAGAATCCTCAAATGGGCACCTACAAATTTCTTTGCTATTTCCAATCAtggcaaacaaaaaatatattaaaaatagcAATAAAATCTATTAGGTAAACATCTAGAGAAATCGTGTGTTAGACACTAAATTAAATATCTGGGTCTTGAGGTAACAATGAAAGTGATAGCTGATAGTCTCACTATGTGGATTGAGTCTGTGTGGTTACTTGTGTGTTATTACACCTACTGCACCTGACCACACTCACCTCCTACACACCAGACTGCATGGTGGCTAGAGTAACATTGTACTTCCGGTCTAAAACATGTAAAGACAAATGCCTACTGCCTAGAGTTGTTACCTAGTATGCACAAACGTGAAGAGTAGTGTGCACGTCACGTATGGGACTTCCTTGCTAACGCATGTCGCCAACTACCAATACCATAGCTAATGTACGTAACTTGatacaatatgtatttatatagaCAATTTAGATTGTAAAAgcgatacacaaagacatacagaatttaTAACTATAGCTTTG
This window contains:
- the LOC134191756 gene encoding uncharacterized protein LOC134191756 isoform X2, with the translated sequence MAQQPRKFVEKMALLREKERQQSMAVEQVLREVRGVKSPYPRSTPEYYHPQQRMLYEAYPSYASDLSHQVALQQQRGLSQSMPVLCSPPQQQAAQLDLQRVLQERREMQMAALPLNQRQRWPLRKAMSTECRPEEPPSIISASQQTYLELPEQQCRRIKSEPDIHQSVKTSEDTMLRRRLTAAAPIPEDERTQVSEPVYQRAQYVNQNYPTGNGYTLNAGVRASSVPDLSDVPVQPNPLDQDADQGYGNLSHHQAHLGHIPRRRQGVITSPGLALRKKSPAVPSHRSHPYYGNLGEIENHIVASMPPPPLYGPDQQHQNNFSSEYMSQQQQQQPQEIVFQQRSSLDHLNPAQVYYCDASEMQQTAVLQQKFNAMNVATSADSYHQQVIADAQNHQVPGGFPGNQVIVNAHTHHGGRSSNNSDQLQQMQSPSGSNVLSSGYNSPSYGLGYNTQYSQVYSGGIMPTLPVGDVSCDMRQDSIPTMGQDIGSVQVNTQYTQLPMTTSEGLVDALFAEPLDAGELKTLLNYGDSGLLPDPETEEALKRQP
- the LOC134191756 gene encoding uncharacterized protein LOC134191756 isoform X3 yields the protein MAQQPRKFVEKMALLREKERQQSMAVEQVLREVRGVKNSIVMQSPYPRSTPEYYHPQQRMLYEAYPSYASDLSHQVALQQQRGLSQSMPVLCSPPQQQAAQLDLQRVLQERREMQMAALPLNQRQRWPLRKAMSTECRPEEPPSIISASQQTYLELPEQQCRRIKSEPDIHQSVKTSEDTMLRRRLTAAAPIPEDERTQVSEPVYQRAQYVNQNYPTGNGYTLNAGVRASSVPDLSDVPVQPNPLDQDADQGYGNLSHHQAHLGHIPRRRQGVITSPGLALRKKSPAVPSHRSHPYYGNLGEIENHIVASMPPPPLYGPDQQHQNNFSSEYMSQQQQQQPQEIVFQQRSSLDHLNPAQVYYCDASEMQQKFNAMNVATSADSYHQQVIADAQNHQVPGGFPGNQVIVNAHTHHGGRSSNNSDQLQQMQSPSGSNVLSSGYNSPSYGLGYNTQYSQVYSGGIMPTLPVGDVSCDMRQDSIPTMGQDIGSVQVNTQYTQLPMTTSEGLVDALFAEPLDAGELKTLLNYGDSGLLPDPETEEALKRQP
- the LOC134191756 gene encoding vacuolar protein-sorting-associated protein 36-like isoform X4, producing the protein MAQQPRKFVEKMALLREKERQQSMAVEQVLREVRGVKNSIVMQSPYPRSTPEYYHPQQRMLYEAYPSYASDLSHQVALQQQRGLSQSMPVLCSPPQQQAAQLDLQRVLQERREMQMAALPLNQRQRWPLRKAMSTECRPEEPPSIISASQQTYLELPEQQCRRIKSEPDIHQSVKTSEDTMLRRRLTAAAPIPEDERTQVSEPVYQRAQYVNQNYPTGNGYTLNAGVRASSVPDLSDVPVQPNPLDQDADQGYGNLSHHQAHLGHIPRRRQGVITSPGLALRKKSPAVPSHRSHPYYGNLGEIENHIVASMPPPPLYGPDQQHQNNFSSEYMSQQQQQQPQEIVFQQRSSLDHLNPAQVYYCDASEMQQTAVLQQKFNAMNVATSADSYHQQVIADAQNHQVPGGFPGNQVIVNAHTHHGGRSSNNSDQLQQMQSPSGSNVLSSGYNSPSYGLGYNTQYSQDSIPTMGQDIGSVQVNTQYTQLPMTTSEGLVDALFAEPLDAGELKTLLNYGDSGLLPDPETEEALKRQP
- the LOC134191756 gene encoding uncharacterized protein LOC134191756 isoform X1; the encoded protein is MAQQPRKFVEKMALLREKERQQSMAVEQVLREVRGVKNSIVMQSPYPRSTPEYYHPQQRMLYEAYPSYASDLSHQVALQQQRGLSQSMPVLCSPPQQQAAQLDLQRVLQERREMQMAALPLNQRQRWPLRKAMSTECRPEEPPSIISASQQTYLELPEQQCRRIKSEPDIHQSVKTSEDTMLRRRLTAAAPIPEDERTQVSEPVYQRAQYVNQNYPTGNGYTLNAGVRASSVPDLSDVPVQPNPLDQDADQGYGNLSHHQAHLGHIPRRRQGVITSPGLALRKKSPAVPSHRSHPYYGNLGEIENHIVASMPPPPLYGPDQQHQNNFSSEYMSQQQQQQPQEIVFQQRSSLDHLNPAQVYYCDASEMQQTAVLQQKFNAMNVATSADSYHQQVIADAQNHQVPGGFPGNQVIVNAHTHHGGRSSNNSDQLQQMQSPSGSNVLSSGYNSPSYGLGYNTQYSQVYSGGIMPTLPVGDVSCDMRQDSIPTMGQDIGSVQVNTQYTQLPMTTSEGLVDALFAEPLDAGELKTLLNYGDSGLLPDPETEEALKRQP